AACCGAACTCGACCGCCTCGACGCCTTCCTGATGTCGCCGCGCACGCCTGCCGAGACCATGGACCTGGAAATGCTCGACGGCTTCCTGGTGGCGCTGGCCGTCGGCCCCGACGAAGTCCCCGAGGATGAATGGCTGCCGCAGGTCTTCGACGGCACGCCGCCCGAATTCGACGACGCCACCGAGGCCGAAGAAACGTTCTCGCTGATCCGCCGGCACGCCGCCAGCATCAAGGCCGCATTCGCACCGAAACGGCGCGAAAACATCGGCGAAGAGCCGCTGTATTTCCCGCTGGTACTGTCGGACGAAGGCGCCGACGAGAAATGGCAGGACTCGCTCGGCGCCTACTGGGCCAGCGGTTTCCGCCTTGGCCTGCTCGCGCGCGAGGACGTCTGGCAGAAGGCGCTCGACGAAGACGAGCAACTGTTCGATTCGGTCGCGGCCGTTCTCGCCCTCGAGGAAGGTCACGAGCCCGATGACGAAAGCCGCCCGCTGACGGTCAAGCAGCGCGAGGAGCGCATTTCCGAGCTACCGTGGATCGTCGAGGACGTGATGTTCTACTGGCTCGAGCAGAAGTACGGCCAGGTCGAGCGCGTCGAGCGCGAAGAGCCCAAGGTCGGCCGCAACGATCCGTGCCCGTGCGGCTCGGGCAAGAAGTTCAAGAAGTGCCACGGCGCCTGAACCGCGCAAGCCGCAGCACCGGGCGGCATGCCGTCCGGTGCTAGAATCGCCCTCTTTTCCGCCCGACCGCCCGAAGCCATGCACCGTCTCGTCATCCAAGCCCCCGACATTGCCACTCAGGACCTGAAGCAACTCGCCCGCCTGTCCGATGCGCACCAGATCGAAGCCATCAGCCAGCGCGCCTTCAAGCTGCACGGCGCACACATCGGCAACGAGGAAGCGGTTGCCGATTTCTGCGAGAGCAATCAGCTCGACTACGCCTTCATCCCCGAGGAACTCGGCGTGCGCGACATCGGCCTTGTCGTCATGGACATGGATTCGACGCTGATCACGATCGAGTGCATCGACGAGATCGCCGACATGGTCGGCATCAAGCCGCAGGTCGCCGAGATCACCGCAGCAGCGATGCGTGGCGAACTGGATTTTCGTGAAAGCCTGACGCGTCGCGTCGCACTGCTGGCCGGGCTCGACGAAGGCGCGCTGCAGCGCGTTTACGACGAGCGGCTGCAACTGATGGCGGGGGCCGAAGAAATGCTGACGGGCTTCCAGGCGGCCGGCGCCACGACGCTGCTGATTTCCGGCGGGTTCACCTTCTTTACCGACCGGCTACAACCCCGTCTGAACCTGAGCAAGACGATCGCCAATGTGCTCGAAATCGAAGGCGGCAAACTGACCGGCCGCGTGAACGGCGACATTGTCGACGCAGAACGCAAGAAGGCCGAACTGATCGCGCTGCGTGAAGCGCTCGGCTTGCGGCGCGAGCAGGTCGTCGCGCTCGGCGACGGCGCGAACGACCTGCCGATGCTGCACGAGGCCGGTTTCGGCATCGCCTGCCACGCCAAGCCCAGGGTGCAGGCCGAAGCGCCGTTCTGCATCAACCGGGTCGGGCTCGAGGGTGCGCTCAACTACTTCCGTTAAAGTATCGCTTTAACATCAACAAAAAACGCCAATCCGGACAAGGGGTTGGCGTTTTTTGTTGGTGCACTGGATGAGGTTGTTACTCGAGGTCGCTCGACCAGCCTTCCGGCCGCATCAGCGCATTGTCGAAGCGAGAATGCTGCCCCATGAACACCAGCGGAATCTTGCCGGTGGGGCCGTTACGGTGCTTGCCGATGATGCACTCGGCCAGACCTTTGTGCGGCGAATCCGGGTTGTAGTAGTCGTCGCGGTACATGAACATGATCACGTCGGCATCCTGCTCGATGGCGCCGGACTCTCGCAGGTCGGACATCATCGGGCGCTTGTCGGTACGCTGCTCGACCGCACGCGACAACTGCGACAACGCAATGATCGGCACTTGAAGTTCGCGCGCCAAGCCCTTGAGTGAACGGGAAATTTCGCTGACCTCGGTCGCCCGGTTCTGGTCCTTGGCGCCGGCACGGCCCGCCATCAGCTGGATATAGTCGATCACGATCAGGCCAAGCTGGCCGCCGACCTGCCGCGCCAGTCTTCGTGACTTGGTGCGAATCTCCATTGCAGTCAGCGCACCGGTCTCCTCGATGAAGATCGGCGCCTCGGAGAGCTTGTTCACCGCATGCGTCAGTCGCAGCCAGTCCTCGTCCTCGAAACGGCCGGTCTTGAGCTTGTGCATGTCGATCTTGCCGATCGAGCCGACCATCCGCATACCCAGCTGCGCCGCCCCCATTTCCAGCGAGAAGATCGCGACCGGCAGCTTGAGCTCGGCACCGACGTATTCGGCGATATTGACCGAAAACGCCGTCTTGCCCATCGACGGCCGGCCGGCGACGATGATCAGGTCGCCTTTCTGCAGCCCCGACGTCATCTTGTCGAGGTCGATGAAACCGGTGGCGACGCCGGTGACTTCGGACGGGTTGTCCTGCTGGTACAGGTGGTCGATGCGCTCGACGATCTCCTTGAGGATCGGCGGCATCGCGATAAAACCCTTCTGCCCCTTGGCCGATTGCTCGGCAATCTGGAAAACCCGTGACTCGGCTTCGTCGAGCAACTGGGCCGATTCACGGCCGTCGGGGTTGTACGCCGACTCGGCGATCTCGGTGCCGACCCCGGCAAGCTGGCGCATCACCGAACGCTCGCGGACGATTTCCCCGTATCGGCGGATGTTGGCCGCCGATGGCGTGTTCGACGCCAGCGAACCGAGGTAGGCCAGTCCGCCGACATAGGCGAGGTCGTTCGAGTTGTCGAGCGATTCGGCAACGGTGATCACGTCGGCCGGCCGGTTGTGCTCGATCAGCTTGACGATGTGCTGCCAGATCTTCTTGTGGTCTTCGCGGTAGAAGTCGTTCTCGTTGATGACGTCAGCGATCTTGTCGAACGCCGTGTTGTCGAGCATCAGCCCGCCGAGCACCGATTGCTCGGCCTCGATCGAATGTGGCGGCAGCCTGAGTGCAGCGACATCGGCAGCGAGGCCGGCTTGCATGGCTTCGGGGTGGGCGGTAGGATACTCGGTCATTTCCGACAGTCGTTCATGGGCGAAGGCCGCCTATTCTAGCGCCTTGTGACCCGAGGCGCGACGCCGTTCCCGATGAAGCAAATCCGCAAGTCCGTTCTCGTTCCCCACTCTGCCGCGCACATGTTCCGCCTCGTCGACGACGTCGAGCACTACCCGCGCTTCCTGCCATGGTGTGGTGGTGTCGAGGTGCACGAGCGCACCCCGACCACGCTCAACACGACGCTGCGCATCGACTTCCTGCGGGTCAAGTCGTTCTTCCGCACCCACAATCTCAACAGCGAGAACCGCATCGAAATGCAGCTCGTCGACGGGCCGTTCAAGACGCTGTCGGGGATATGGCAATTCACGCCGCTGATGGAAGACGCGTGCAAGGTCGAGTTCGAACTCGACTACCAGTTTGAAAACCGGGCGCTCGAGGTACTGATCGGCCCGGTGTTCGAGAAAATCACCGGCACTTTCGTCGACTGCTTCGTCAAGGAAGCCGATCGGCGCCACGGTTGAGCGATATGAGCGAATCCATCAGCGTCGAGGTCGTCTACGCCACGCCGGCAAAGCAAAAGCTCGTCGCGCTGCGAGTGGCCGCCGGCACGACCGCGGAGCAGGCCATCGCCCAGTCCGGGCTTCTGGACGAGCTCACCGAAATCGACCTTGCGCAGAACAAGGTCGGCATCTTCGGCAAGGCAATCAAGCTGGACGCGGTGCTGCGCGAGCACGATCGCGTCGAAATCTATCGCCCGCTGATTGCCGATCCCAAGGAAGTGCGCCGCAAACGCGTTGCCGAAGGCAAGGCGATGAAGAAAGGTGGCGGCGAGCAGTAAGGCCCGCCCCGCAGCCGGCTAGCAACTGTTCTTGATGACTTCCTGGATTTTGGCAATTTCCTCTTTCTTGCGCTCTTCGGTCATGAATTCGACCTTGCCCTTGTCGTTCAGGCTGTTGAATCGCGCCGCCTGCAGGTAACCAAGCCGGGTCTTCGCTTCGGCGCAGAGTTTCGGATCCTTCTTGCTCTCGGCCTGGGTCTGCGGAGCCGGCTGCACCGCCGATGCTACCGGCGCGCTAGCCTTCGCGGCCGGCGGCGCAACGGTTGTCACGGGCTGCTTGGTCGTCTTGACGATCTGTGCCTTGCCCTTGTCGGCCCCGGCGGGCGGCGTATCGGAATACTGCCAGTTGCCGTTGGCGTCCTTCCATTTGTAGATCTCGGCGTGCGCCAGTCCGGTAGTCAGACACAGCACCAGCAGTGCCAGATGCGTTTTCATTCGAACCTCCCCGGTCTCTTGTTGAGCGCAAAAACGCTTAATACCACGACACGCGGACGAGCCGAACACGGCCGGCGCCAATTTGCCGAAAAGACCACACCAGCTCCATCCGGACGGCATTACTCACAGGTGTGAGTTTGGCCGTGGAGACCGGGGCGGGCGCGATTTAACATGAACTTGTGCCAGTTGAACCGTACCGGAACAACCGGCAAAGCTTCATCTCTCCTCATGACTTGAGTGCCCGCCTGCCAGCGGGCTTTTTTTTACGCCTCGATCCGAGCCGGGTCGGCGCCATCGCCCTCGAGCTTCACCTGCTCGATCTCGACGAAACGCCGCGAAATCTTTTCGCTGGTGATCGCCACGCTCTGGACGTCGTCGTGCGCCTGGCGGATATGCGTCGCCAGTTTCTTCATCCGTTCGTCGAAACGCCCGAATTCCTGCGACAGCTTGCCGAGCGCCTCCTTGATGATGTGGACCTGCTTGCGCGTCTCGACGTCCTTGATCACCGCGCGCGCGGTATTGAGCACCGCCATCAGCGTGGTCGGCGACACGATCCACACCCGTCGCGCCAGCGCATGCTGGACCAGATCCGGGTGATAGGCGTGAATCTCGGCAAACACCGCCTCGGCCGGAACGAACATCACCGCGCCGTCGGCGGTTTCGTTGGTAATGATGTACTTGCCCGAAATATCGTCGATGTGCTTTTTGACGTCGACCTTGAATGCGCGTGTCGCGACCACCTTGTCCGACGCGGGGTCGAACATCCGGTGATAGTTCTCGAGCGGGAACTTGGCGTCGACAGCGACCAGCCCGGTCGGCTCCGGCAGTCGCAGCAGGCAGTCGGCGCGCGTACCGTTCGACAGCGTTGCCTGGAATTCGTACACCTGCGCCGGCAGCACGTTGCGCACCAGGTGCTCGAGCTGCACCTCGCCGAATGCGCCGCGCGAGCGCTTGTCGCCGAGCAGCTCCTGCAGGCTGACCACATTGGTCGTCAGCCCGTCGATCTTCTTCTGCGCCTCATCGATCGTCGCCAGCCGCGCCATCACGCTGGCAAACGTTTCGTTGGTCTTCTTGAAGCCCTCGTCGAGCCGCTCGTTGACCTTGCCGGAAATTTCGGCCAGCCGCGTATCGGCGGTCTTGGTCAGTTCGCCGACGGTGGTGGTCAGTTGCTGCGACGTGGCCTGCAACAGCAGCTGGATCTGCTCCATTTCGCGCTTCGACTGCTCGGCCAGCATCGTCGAGAGCTTGACCAGCACGTCCTCGCGCAGCGCATCCTGCTTGCCCTTGAGGTCAGAAGCGATATCGGCGAGCTGCTTGAGCATCAGCTCACGCGTTTCCGACAGCGTCGACGTCAGCGACAGCCGCATGGCCGACAGCGATTCGCTTTGTGTACTGGCCAGCCGGTTCAGCGCTTCGCGGGTGTCCTTGAGTTCGGTGCTCACACCGCCCCGCAGCCGGTCGAACGACTCGCCCATCGCATCGCGCAACTGGCCGGCCGAGCGGTTGACCGCCTCGTTGAGCAGGCTGCCGTGCTGCGCCAGCGCCGCGTGCTGCGATTCGGTCTGCCGCGCAAGGCCCGCATGCAGATCGCCGAGCATCTGCCGGTGCTTGGCCTCGAGCTCCTGCGACAGCAGGTCGAGCACGTCCTGCTGGGTTCGGGCAAGTTGCTGCAGGCGCAGCACGACGACAACGCCGGCGATCAGGACGACCAGCGTCGTAATGCCGAAAAGCAGGTCGAGCATGGGAAACTCCGTGAACTGAGCCGCACATTGTAAGTGATCCCGCGCGCAAGCTGCCGTAACAAAAAGCCCCGCGAGCGGGGCTTTCCGGGGTGGAGACCGGCTTCGCGTTACAGCGCAATGTCCTTCAGCGCCGTACCGAAACGGATCACCCACAGCCGGCTCGGGCGTTCGTCGTCGCTGCCGCGACCGATCCGGTATTTCGGGTTGGCGAGCGCCGCACACTTGCTGCCAGTCAGCGTGCCACCGGCGTCCTGGCTGCAGTCATCGCCCTTGAGCACCACGCCCTTGTCGTCAACGATCTTGCCCGACAGGCCGAAATCGTTGTCGTTGATCAGCGCAATCGTATTGGCGTCGATCAGCGTCAGCCCTTCGGCCTTCTCGGCCACCCAGCCGAACTTCGCATCGCGCAGATCGGCAAGCACGCGCTTGGCGACCGGCGTAACGCCGGCGGCCTTGATGGCGGCCAGATCACCCTGATACTCGACCTCGAGCCCGTTGATCGTCCTGCCGGTCAGGTCGGTCGCCGTGGCCGTGTCGATCAGCACCAGCATGTTGTGGACCACGCCGTCCTTCTGCGCACCCTGCTCGATCAGCAGGAAACGGGTATCGGACAATGCAATCAGGTCGCCGAGCTTGGCGTCCTTGGCCTTGTCGTAGATCGCCGTGTCGAACGGGTACGCCAGCATGCGCGTCGTGCCGGTCGCCGGGTCGTACTCGACCAGGCGAATTACCGGCGACTTGCTGGTTTTCTGCGTCTTGCCGTTGCTGTCCTTGGCATCCTCGATCGACAGGATCGACTGCACCATCGCAACGACCTTGCCCGACGGCGTCACCGCCACACCTTCGAAGCCGCGATTGGCCTGGCGCTTGGCGATGATGCCGGGCAGACCGCTGCCCGGCGCCAGCTTTTTCAGCAATTTGCCGGTTGCAGGGTCGAGCTGGGCAAGGAAGGGGCCGTATTCGTCGGTCAGCCACAGCTTGCCCCCCTTGTCGATCGACAGCCCTTCCGGGTCGATGCCGCGCACATCGTCGGCCGGGTTCAGCTTGCCCAGAGCTTCGTTCAGCGCCGCTTCGTTCGTGGCGCCGACCACACCGACAGGAAGCGGCAAGCCGCTCATTCTGCCGCCGTCGACATCCTTGAGGTCGGTCGTCGATTCGACGGTCGCCACGCCGCCCTTCAGGCGCATCAGGCCGATTTTCGGATTGAAGCCCGGCACCGGAAACACCTTGCTCTTCCGGCTGTCCGACTGGTCCGGCGAATCACCGTTGGGGCCGCGGTCGGTCAGGATGTAGAAAAGCTGGCTACCGTCGGCGTCCTTGCCCTTGTAGGCAAGGCTGGAGCCGACCGACAGCGGAAAGCCCTGCGGGAAGGCAGCTTTGATGCCGGCGTCGCTCCCCGGGTACGGCACGTAGAACTTCGCGGGCACCTGGACGCGGTACTTGCTGATTTCGAGCGTTACGCCCGATGCACTGACCTTGGTCGTCGCTGCGCCGTTCAGCATGGCCAGTGTCGACTCGAAGTGCTCGCGAGCGGTCGCGGTACTGACCGGCACCTTTCCGAGTACGCCGCTGGCGGCAGCATCGAATGCCTGCATGTCGTCGAGCGGCAGCGACTTGCCCTTCAGTGCGGCGCGGGTCGCCGCCTCGATAGCGATGCCGTTGTCCGGATCCTGGTCGGCGTCGAGCGTTTGCAGCAGCCGCGCCCGGCTGATGACCTTGTCGGACAGCGGGTTGGCTGGATCGAAATCGGCCAGGGTCACCTTGTCCTTGCCTTTGGCCGAGCCGATCACGATATCGCCGACCCGGAATGTGGCCGTGTCGCCATCGCGATAGCCGAACGTGCCGCTGGCATCGGTGACCCGCAGGGCGCCATCGCTGCTGGTCGAGTATTCCAGCCCCGCCACCTGCGCGTCGAGAAACTGGCCGGATTTGGCGCTCGGTGCGGGGGTGGGCGCCGGAGTCGGCGCCGGGGTCGGAGATGCGCCGTCACTGCCGCCACCGCAGGCGGACAGGCCCGTACCGATCAATGTGGCCAGCGCCAGGGCCGGAATACCGTGCTTCATTGCGTCTCATCCTTATTGTGAACGAAAGCGCAGAACGCTAAAGCGTCAACATGACGCGTCGGTGACGCCCGCTGTCGGTGCGGCGTGCTCGCAACATATAATGGCGCGATGAAACGCACAGCCCCCCTCGTACTTCTCGCGGCCAGCGCCGTCAGTCACGCCGCGCCGATGGACAACGACGTTCTGCGCCAGGAGGTTGAGGCATGGGTGAGGCAGCAGCTCAGCACCTCGCCGGGCGCAACGGTCAAGGCCGGCCACCTGGACAGCCGGCTGAAGCTGGCTGCCTGCGCGCAGCGCGACATCCAGCTTGCCCCCGGGCAGCGCCTGCTCGGCAATGCCCAGGTCCGCGTCCGCTGCATCGACGGCGCCAGCTGGTCGGTCAACCTGCCCGTGCAGATCGGCCAGGAGGTGGTTTATTACGTTGCAGCCCGGCCCCTGCCGGCCGGTCACGTGCTAGGCACTGCAGACCTGCAGCCGCAGCGCGGCAATCTTGCCGACCTGCCAGGCAGCGTAGTGCTCGACACAGCCCAGGCCGCCGGACGGACGCTCGGCACCGCACTGGCAAGCGGAGCGCCGATCCGCGCGGAAATGCTGCGTTCGGCCAACGTCATTCGCCAGGGGCAGCGCGTCAAGCTGGTCGTGCGGATCGGCGGCATCGACGTCAGCAACGAGGGTGTGGCACTCAACAGCGCGAGCGAAGGCCAGTCGGTGCGAGTCCGCCTGAACAACAATCAGGTCAGCCAGGGAACGGCGCGCGCAGACGGCACGGTGGACGCCGCGCCGTAAACCCGCGGGTTCAGTGGGCCGAATGCAGCGTGCCGACGGATTCGCGCTCGGCGTCGGCCCGGCTCGGATCGGCCGGCGTCCACCAGCGCAGGCGGTTGCGCCCCTCCCGCTTGGCGGCGTAGAGCGCGGCATCCGCCAGCTCGAGCGGCGAATCGGTATCGGACTCGCCGCCGCCGACCAGCATCGCGCCGATCGAGATCGTGATGCCGATCAGGCGCTGGCCATGAAAATCCACCGAGAGCAACCTCACAGCGGCCATCAGCCGCTCACCCCAGTCGGTCAGCCCGTCGCGGTCGATGCCCGGCAGCAGCACGGTGAACTCCTCGCCGCCGTAGCGGCAGACGACGTCGTCTGCACGGCCGAGGTTGAGCAGGCATTGCGCCAGGGCGCGCAGTACGGCATCGCCGGCCTCATGCCCGTAGGTATCGTTGTAACGCTTGAAATAGTCGATATCGACCATCGCCACCCCGAGGGCGCCATGACTGCGCTTGGCCCGGGCCAGCTCCCGGCGCAGGCACTCTTCGAGATAGCGGCGATTGAACAGCCCGGTCAGCGGGTCGGAGATCGATTGCTGCTTCAGCGTCTCGCGCAGTTGCAGATTGGCGATCGCCAGCGAGATCTGCTCGGCGACGGACAGCGCCAGCTGGTGCTCGACGTCGCTGAACTGGTTTTCGGACCGCGCCAACGAGCCCAGCAAGGTCAGCACCCCCTGGTTGCGCCCCTGCGCGGTCAGCGGAATGCACAGGCTCTGTCTCGCCGGCGCCACCGGCACATGTCGGCAGCGCGGCCCCTGCTGCGGCGACTGCAGCCAGTGAGGCTGCCCCAGTCTCACGCCCCAGCAATCGTCCGGGGCGATCGCCGTGTGCGAGCGCGGCAGCTCGCCCCAGCGACAGGCCTCTTCGAGCTGGGAGGTGCCCGGGTTGTCGATGAACAACTGTCCGGCGCTCTCGGGGAACAGCTTGGCCATGCTCGTCCGGATGATGTCGCGCGCTTCGTCGAAGGTCTGGCAGCACTCGAGCATGCGCCCGAGTTCGCGCTGGACCGAGACGTCCTGCAGGTGGCGCCGCAGTGCGTCCAGCCCGCCCTGTAGTGCCTCGTTGCTGCGCTGCAGCGCATCGCTGAGCGATTCGCGCTCGACAATGTCGGCCTGCAGCCGCATGCGCTCGGCATTGGCATGCCGCGCACTGCGCGCGACCCGCGCAATGACGAAAACCCCCGCGAGGATCAGCGCCACCGTTACCAGCAACCACGCGACCGTGACAGCCCGGACGGCGGCGCCGGTAAGGCGGGACTCGTTGCCGGTCGCACCCAGGGAGCCGACCAGCGCTTGCTGCCGGGTGTCGATCGCGCGGAATATCTGGTCACGTTCGACCTGGAAGGCGACGCCTCGCCCCTCCGTCACATCATCGTTCGCCACCACGCCGGCGGCTCGCCGCCAGTTGGCCCAGTCGCGGCGGAGTGCTTCACCCGCTTCGCCACGCCAAGCCTGCGGCGTATCCGCGGCGACCAGCTTCTGGCGCATGTCCTGCAGCTGCGCCAGCTCACCAGTCCACGCATCGCTACCGACGGCTCGCGCCTCCGCCATCCGCTGGCCCTGGGCAAGCGTCCAGCCCGCCCCGGTCAGCACAAAGGCCAGCAGCAAGCCGGTAGCCAGCCACGACTGTCGCCTGAGTTGGCCG
This window of the Jeongeupia sp. USM3 genome carries:
- a CDS encoding YecA family protein, translating into MQTPLDETELDRLDAFLMSPRTPAETMDLEMLDGFLVALAVGPDEVPEDEWLPQVFDGTPPEFDDATEAEETFSLIRRHAASIKAAFAPKRRENIGEEPLYFPLVLSDEGADEKWQDSLGAYWASGFRLGLLAREDVWQKALDEDEQLFDSVAAVLALEEGHEPDDESRPLTVKQREERISELPWIVEDVMFYWLEQKYGQVERVEREEPKVGRNDPCPCGSGKKFKKCHGA
- the serB gene encoding phosphoserine phosphatase SerB, whose amino-acid sequence is MHRLVIQAPDIATQDLKQLARLSDAHQIEAISQRAFKLHGAHIGNEEAVADFCESNQLDYAFIPEELGVRDIGLVVMDMDSTLITIECIDEIADMVGIKPQVAEITAAAMRGELDFRESLTRRVALLAGLDEGALQRVYDERLQLMAGAEEMLTGFQAAGATTLLISGGFTFFTDRLQPRLNLSKTIANVLEIEGGKLTGRVNGDIVDAERKKAELIALREALGLRREQVVALGDGANDLPMLHEAGFGIACHAKPRVQAEAPFCINRVGLEGALNYFR
- the dnaB gene encoding replicative DNA helicase; this encodes MTEYPTAHPEAMQAGLAADVAALRLPPHSIEAEQSVLGGLMLDNTAFDKIADVINENDFYREDHKKIWQHIVKLIEHNRPADVITVAESLDNSNDLAYVGGLAYLGSLASNTPSAANIRRYGEIVRERSVMRQLAGVGTEIAESAYNPDGRESAQLLDEAESRVFQIAEQSAKGQKGFIAMPPILKEIVERIDHLYQQDNPSEVTGVATGFIDLDKMTSGLQKGDLIIVAGRPSMGKTAFSVNIAEYVGAELKLPVAIFSLEMGAAQLGMRMVGSIGKIDMHKLKTGRFEDEDWLRLTHAVNKLSEAPIFIEETGALTAMEIRTKSRRLARQVGGQLGLIVIDYIQLMAGRAGAKDQNRATEVSEISRSLKGLARELQVPIIALSQLSRAVEQRTDKRPMMSDLRESGAIEQDADVIMFMYRDDYYNPDSPHKGLAECIIGKHRNGPTGKIPLVFMGQHSRFDNALMRPEGWSSDLE
- a CDS encoding type II toxin-antitoxin system RatA family toxin, whose product is MKQIRKSVLVPHSAAHMFRLVDDVEHYPRFLPWCGGVEVHERTPTTLNTTLRIDFLRVKSFFRTHNLNSENRIEMQLVDGPFKTLSGIWQFTPLMEDACKVEFELDYQFENRALEVLIGPVFEKITGTFVDCFVKEADRRHG
- a CDS encoding RnfH family protein, producing MSESISVEVVYATPAKQKLVALRVAAGTTAEQAIAQSGLLDELTEIDLAQNKVGIFGKAIKLDAVLREHDRVEIYRPLIADPKEVRRKRVAEGKAMKKGGGEQ
- a CDS encoding DUF4124 domain-containing protein, which produces MKTHLALLVLCLTTGLAHAEIYKWKDANGNWQYSDTPPAGADKGKAQIVKTTKQPVTTVAPPAAKASAPVASAVQPAPQTQAESKKDPKLCAEAKTRLGYLQAARFNSLNDKGKVEFMTEERKKEEIAKIQEVIKNSC
- the rmuC gene encoding DNA recombination protein RmuC — its product is MLDLLFGITTLVVLIAGVVVVLRLQQLARTQQDVLDLLSQELEAKHRQMLGDLHAGLARQTESQHAALAQHGSLLNEAVNRSAGQLRDAMGESFDRLRGGVSTELKDTREALNRLASTQSESLSAMRLSLTSTLSETRELMLKQLADIASDLKGKQDALREDVLVKLSTMLAEQSKREMEQIQLLLQATSQQLTTTVGELTKTADTRLAEISGKVNERLDEGFKKTNETFASVMARLATIDEAQKKIDGLTTNVVSLQELLGDKRSRGAFGEVQLEHLVRNVLPAQVYEFQATLSNGTRADCLLRLPEPTGLVAVDAKFPLENYHRMFDPASDKVVATRAFKVDVKKHIDDISGKYIITNETADGAVMFVPAEAVFAEIHAYHPDLVQHALARRVWIVSPTTLMAVLNTARAVIKDVETRKQVHIIKEALGKLSQEFGRFDERMKKLATHIRQAHDDVQSVAITSEKISRRFVEIEQVKLEGDGADPARIEA
- a CDS encoding esterase-like activity of phytase family protein, whose translation is MKHGIPALALATLIGTGLSACGGGSDGASPTPAPTPAPTPAPSAKSGQFLDAQVAGLEYSTSSDGALRVTDASGTFGYRDGDTATFRVGDIVIGSAKGKDKVTLADFDPANPLSDKVISRARLLQTLDADQDPDNGIAIEAATRAALKGKSLPLDDMQAFDAAASGVLGKVPVSTATAREHFESTLAMLNGAATTKVSASGVTLEISKYRVQVPAKFYVPYPGSDAGIKAAFPQGFPLSVGSSLAYKGKDADGSQLFYILTDRGPNGDSPDQSDSRKSKVFPVPGFNPKIGLMRLKGGVATVESTTDLKDVDGGRMSGLPLPVGVVGATNEAALNEALGKLNPADDVRGIDPEGLSIDKGGKLWLTDEYGPFLAQLDPATGKLLKKLAPGSGLPGIIAKRQANRGFEGVAVTPSGKVVAMVQSILSIEDAKDSNGKTQKTSKSPVIRLVEYDPATGTTRMLAYPFDTAIYDKAKDAKLGDLIALSDTRFLLIEQGAQKDGVVHNMLVLIDTATATDLTGRTINGLEVEYQGDLAAIKAAGVTPVAKRVLADLRDAKFGWVAEKAEGLTLIDANTIALINDNDFGLSGKIVDDKGVVLKGDDCSQDAGGTLTGSKCAALANPKYRIGRGSDDERPSRLWVIRFGTALKDIAL
- the flgA gene encoding flagellar basal body P-ring formation chaperone FlgA; this translates as MKRTAPLVLLAASAVSHAAPMDNDVLRQEVEAWVRQQLSTSPGATVKAGHLDSRLKLAACAQRDIQLAPGQRLLGNAQVRVRCIDGASWSVNLPVQIGQEVVYYVAARPLPAGHVLGTADLQPQRGNLADLPGSVVLDTAQAAGRTLGTALASGAPIRAEMLRSANVIRQGQRVKLVVRIGGIDVSNEGVALNSASEGQSVRVRLNNNQVSQGTARADGTVDAAP
- a CDS encoding diguanylate cyclase, whose protein sequence is MNDAYQALLRLLPLVLAASTLHGCLYWLKGGRAMTVRARRRCVHVAALVLGGGLWIAKLGWLLVMAPERLGQLALLPAFGGLLVLLAGSAVALHLLAGHRLRPMGLTVLALGLAVALVAGDRLTDLGAGFAPPVLGISVLMLVAATALTWGGHGSLAGTSSPPWQYPVLLAVFTLAMAGSYLLPGGYAPLPIMDPGGDPDQLTALAATGGLLFIGVVTAPPLALLLKAEAAPADAGQLRRQSWLATGLLLAFVLTGAGWTLAQGQRMAEARAVGSDAWTGELAQLQDMRQKLVAADTPQAWRGEAGEALRRDWANWRRAAGVVANDDVTEGRGVAFQVERDQIFRAIDTRQQALVGSLGATGNESRLTGAAVRAVTVAWLLVTVALILAGVFVIARVARSARHANAERMRLQADIVERESLSDALQRSNEALQGGLDALRRHLQDVSVQRELGRMLECCQTFDEARDIIRTSMAKLFPESAGQLFIDNPGTSQLEEACRWGELPRSHTAIAPDDCWGVRLGQPHWLQSPQQGPRCRHVPVAPARQSLCIPLTAQGRNQGVLTLLGSLARSENQFSDVEHQLALSVAEQISLAIANLQLRETLKQQSISDPLTGLFNRRYLEECLRRELARAKRSHGALGVAMVDIDYFKRYNDTYGHEAGDAVLRALAQCLLNLGRADDVVCRYGGEEFTVLLPGIDRDGLTDWGERLMAAVRLLSVDFHGQRLIGITISIGAMLVGGGESDTDSPLELADAALYAAKREGRNRLRWWTPADPSRADAERESVGTLHSAH